In a single window of the Clostridiales bacterium genome:
- a CDS encoding PilZ domain-containing protein: MKINVGVVVSMKHYSSSLPLQGKVLHCSDNSVSIHILGNDNSYSFSKNDPVAMSFSSEKKIYVLGGSILDFDSNKKILSLSIEKIDLLEEKRLFERFPLSRNCNIQIGQSLTKYPGIIKNMSLNGLMILCDAEFPIYQKLKISFDIGSKSIDLTCIVIRKNKVSPTQSEYGLKIHYVDETTPRIIKGFLLHLKKQLQ, translated from the coding sequence ATGAAAATTAATGTTGGTGTAGTTGTATCCATGAAGCATTATTCTAGTAGTCTACCTTTACAAGGGAAAGTTTTACATTGCTCTGATAATTCTGTGTCTATACATATTTTAGGTAACGATAATTCGTATTCGTTTTCAAAAAATGATCCCGTAGCCATGTCTTTTTCTTCAGAAAAAAAAATCTACGTACTAGGCGGATCCATTTTAGATTTTGATTCTAACAAGAAAATTCTTTCATTATCTATAGAAAAAATTGATCTTCTAGAGGAAAAAAGATTATTTGAAAGATTTCCTTTATCCAGAAACTGCAATATCCAAATAGGTCAATCTCTTACCAAATATCCTGGCATCATCAAAAACATGAGCCTTAATGGATTGATGATACTTTGCGATGCGGAATTCCCTATATATCAGAAATTGAAGATATCCTTTGATATAGGTAGTAAGTCCATTGATTTGACTTGTATAGTCATTAGAAAAAACAAAGTCTCACCTACACAATCAGAATACGGTTTAAAAATTCATTATGTAGATGAAACTACTCCTCGTATAATAAAAGGATTCCTACTTCATTTGAAAAAACAATTACAATAA
- the rpmA gene encoding 50S ribosomal protein L27: protein MLMINLQLFAHKKGMGSSKNGRDSESKRLGVKASDGQFVKAGSIIVRQRGTKIHPGENVSKGKDDTLFATADGVVSFGRLPKKRKKVSVVVA, encoded by the coding sequence ATGTTAATGATTAATTTGCAGTTGTTTGCGCACAAAAAAGGAATGGGAAGTTCTAAGAACGGTCGTGATAGTGAGTCTAAAAGACTTGGAGTTAAAGCTTCAGACGGACAATTTGTGAAGGCAGGTTCGATTATAGTAAGACAAAGAGGGACCAAAATTCATCCAGGAGAGAATGTGTCCAAGGGAAAAGATGATACTTTGTTTGCTACTGCTGATGGAGTGGTTTCGTTCGGAAGGCTTCCAAAGAAGAGGAAAAAGGTAAGTGTTGTAGTAGCTTAA
- a CDS encoding ankyrin repeat domain-containing protein, whose product MKRFLKCFRIFGSGREERNQVCKNQDDQNAYVSKEFGSTLLHFVCANNIVDVVDTVIDKGINVNTIDSFGFTPLHLACEVEAIDIVKILLQRGADVNIPTRRGETPVYIASGKSNIKMVRLLLKNGADASMDTIKGDTPLSIACRYRNVELAELLLNNGGIKRTEKGVDVRPLRYACKNGDLYMAKLLIMKVPDINLEKSLHWACEGKNTHLIKELLNKGVDINSVDEIGRTPFRVACDKRMYGIAKLFVKRGANLDTIDKFGTTPLMALMLSRNDLTLIQFMDMIEVMKLLIDNFVDISILSRKKEDGLIKSLLSDSSVRVRARIALHVGDLDVLKKSLSEYYMEYKPEYNNPINKDFKNLLEVVDNLNQLDHIVSFAHKLKKSKDYIRLKKKILKLYKDNKVSEDTLRSTKNIIDTVDKFYEDVNSVANTKVIESIVLPVKRMQRKNKNQSI is encoded by the coding sequence ATGAAAAGATTTTTGAAATGTTTTAGAATTTTTGGTAGTGGTAGAGAGGAACGAAATCAAGTATGCAAAAATCAAGATGATCAAAATGCCTATGTTTCAAAAGAATTTGGAAGTACTCTTCTTCATTTTGTTTGTGCAAATAATATTGTTGATGTAGTTGATACAGTAATAGACAAGGGTATAAATGTAAATACAATAGATAGTTTTGGTTTTACACCGCTGCATTTGGCATGTGAAGTAGAAGCAATAGATATAGTAAAAATTCTTTTGCAAAGAGGTGCAGATGTTAATATACCTACACGAAGAGGTGAAACACCCGTCTATATAGCATCTGGCAAAAGTAATATAAAAATGGTTAGGCTGTTATTGAAAAATGGTGCTGATGCATCAATGGACACCATAAAGGGAGATACACCACTTAGTATTGCCTGTAGATATAGAAATGTTGAGCTGGCAGAACTTTTGTTAAACAATGGAGGGATAAAGAGAACAGAGAAAGGTGTTGATGTTCGCCCATTACGGTATGCGTGTAAGAATGGAGATTTATATATGGCAAAACTATTGATTATGAAAGTACCCGACATAAATTTGGAAAAATCACTACATTGGGCATGTGAGGGCAAAAATACTCATTTAATAAAAGAATTATTAAATAAAGGGGTTGATATTAACTCGGTTGATGAAATTGGAAGGACACCATTTCGAGTGGCTTGTGATAAAAGAATGTATGGTATAGCAAAATTATTTGTAAAAAGAGGAGCCAATCTGGATACTATAGATAAATTTGGGACGACTCCATTAATGGCGTTGATGCTGTCTAGAAATGATCTAACATTAATACAGTTTATGGATATGATAGAGGTTATGAAGCTATTGATAGATAATTTTGTAGATATATCAATTTTGTCAAGGAAGAAAGAAGATGGGTTAATCAAGTCTTTATTAAGCGATTCTAGTGTGAGAGTTAGAGCAAGAATTGCACTTCATGTAGGTGATTTGGATGTATTAAAGAAAAGCCTTTCTGAATATTACATGGAGTATAAGCCAGAGTATAATAATCCTATTAACAAGGATTTTAAAAATTTATTAGAAGTGGTGGATAATCTAAATCAGCTAGATCATATTGTAAGCTTTGCACACAAGCTAAAAAAAAGTAAAGATTATATTCGTTTAAAGAAAAAAATCTTGAAGTTATATAAAGATAATAAGGTATCAGAGGATACGTTAAGGAGTACAAAAAATATAATAGATACAGTAGATAAATTTTATGAGGACGTAAACAGTGTAGCTAATACAAAAGTGATAGAGTCAATTGTATTGCCAGTTAAAAGAATGCAAAGGAAAAATAAAAATCAAAGTATTTGA
- a CDS encoding methionine adenosyltransferase — protein sequence MVRKFFTSESVTEGHPDKMCDQISDAILDEIFRQDSNARVACETATTTGMVLVMGEITTECYVDIPTIVRETIREIGYDRAKYGFDCDTCSVITAINEQSKDIALGVDNSLEEKKGEMGKEIGAGDQGMMFGYACDETPELMPMPISLAHKLTRRLTMVRKENILDYLRPDGKSQVTVEYDGDKPVRVDTVVISAQHDEAIDHDTIEKDIIEKVIKKVIPESLMDDKTKFFINPTGRFVVGGPKGDAGLTGRKIIVDTYGGYAKHGGGAFSGKDPTKVDRSAAYMARYVAKNIVAAGLARKCEVQLAYAIGVAKPVSILVDTHGTGIIEEDKLVELVRKNFDLTPSGIIKHLDLRKPIYKQVAAYGHFGRVDLDLTWERTDKALLLQEQSKNM from the coding sequence ATGGTAAGAAAGTTTTTTACATCAGAGTCTGTTACAGAAGGTCATCCAGACAAAATGTGTGATCAGATTTCGGATGCGATATTAGATGAAATATTTAGGCAAGATAGTAATGCTCGAGTGGCTTGTGAGACAGCGACTACAACAGGTATGGTATTGGTTATGGGAGAAATAACAACAGAGTGTTACGTTGATATACCAACCATAGTGAGGGAGACAATAAGGGAAATAGGATATGACAGAGCAAAGTATGGTTTTGATTGCGATACTTGTTCAGTTATAACAGCTATAAATGAACAATCTAAGGATATAGCACTTGGTGTAGACAATTCCCTAGAAGAGAAAAAAGGTGAAATGGGAAAAGAGATTGGAGCAGGTGATCAGGGTATGATGTTTGGATACGCGTGCGATGAGACACCGGAACTTATGCCTATGCCAATATCATTGGCGCACAAACTGACACGAAGATTAACAATGGTGCGTAAGGAAAACATATTAGATTATTTAAGGCCAGATGGTAAATCCCAGGTTACGGTAGAATATGATGGGGATAAACCTGTTAGAGTAGATACAGTTGTTATATCAGCACAGCATGATGAAGCGATAGATCATGATACTATAGAAAAAGATATCATAGAGAAAGTTATAAAGAAGGTTATACCAGAGAGTTTGATGGATGATAAAACTAAATTTTTTATAAATCCTACAGGAAGGTTTGTAGTTGGAGGGCCTAAAGGAGATGCAGGATTAACAGGAAGAAAGATAATAGTAGATACATATGGTGGTTATGCGAAACATGGAGGAGGAGCTTTTTCAGGAAAGGATCCAACAAAGGTGGATAGGTCAGCTGCGTATATGGCAAGGTATGTTGCCAAAAATATTGTTGCAGCGGGGCTTGCTAGAAAATGTGAGGTGCAGCTAGCATACGCAATTGGTGTGGCCAAACCTGTGTCTATATTGGTTGATACACATGGTACAGGAATTATTGAAGAAGACAAGCTAGTAGAATTAGTAAGAAAGAATTTTGACCTAACACCGTCTGGTATAATTAAGCATTTGGATTTAAGAAAGCCAATATATAAGCAGGTTGCAGCTTATGGCCATTTTGGTAGAGTAGATTTAGATTTAACTTGGGAGAGAACAGATAAAGCATTACTATTGCAAGAACAAAGTAAAAATATGTAG
- the obgE gene encoding GTPase ObgE yields the protein MFIDSAKIFVKAGDGGNGAVSFHREKYIAKGGPDGGDGGKGGDVVFIVKSGMRTLADFRYKKKYKASPGENGSGKNCTGKSASDLYVEVPSGTIVKDDTTGRVIADLVKEDQRVVVAKGGKGGAGNQHFATSRRQIPNFAKVGELGEEKWIRLELKLLADVGLVGYPNVGKSTILSMVTNANPKVADYHFTTITPNLGVVDLGDGQSFTIADIPGLIEGANEGIGLGHEFLKHVERTKLLLHVIDVAGLEGRSAIEDFEVINQELKKYNEKLASRPQIVVANKIDVLDDTNKINELREYLTARGVEMFAVSAATNEGLMKLMSYVHEKLKTIEDVSVVDEIYDEYEYTIKEDDLEIIQEDGVYKVRGEWARKLVYSVNLSSYESLQYLQRALVKKGVIKRLEELGIQDGDTVLVHDFEFDYVK from the coding sequence ATGTTTATAGATAGTGCGAAGATATTTGTAAAAGCAGGAGATGGCGGAAATGGAGCTGTTTCATTCCATAGAGAAAAGTACATTGCCAAGGGTGGCCCTGATGGAGGGGACGGAGGAAAAGGTGGCGATGTGGTTTTTATTGTTAAAAGTGGGATGAGAACGCTGGCAGATTTTAGATATAAAAAGAAGTATAAGGCATCCCCAGGTGAAAATGGTAGTGGCAAGAATTGCACTGGGAAGAGTGCTTCGGACTTATATGTAGAAGTACCCAGTGGGACTATAGTAAAAGATGATACTACAGGAAGAGTAATAGCAGATTTGGTGAAAGAAGACCAAAGGGTTGTAGTTGCAAAAGGAGGAAAAGGTGGTGCGGGGAATCAGCACTTTGCTACATCAAGAAGGCAGATCCCTAATTTTGCTAAAGTAGGGGAATTAGGTGAAGAAAAGTGGATAAGGTTGGAGTTAAAGTTGTTAGCAGATGTAGGACTTGTTGGTTATCCCAATGTGGGTAAGTCGACCATATTGTCTATGGTCACAAATGCAAATCCAAAGGTTGCAGATTATCATTTTACGACAATTACGCCTAATTTGGGTGTTGTAGATTTAGGTGATGGGCAAAGCTTTACTATTGCAGATATACCAGGGCTTATAGAGGGAGCCAATGAAGGAATTGGTTTAGGACATGAATTTTTAAAGCATGTAGAAAGAACTAAGCTTTTGTTGCATGTAATAGACGTAGCGGGGTTGGAAGGACGAAGTGCAATAGAAGATTTTGAAGTAATAAACCAAGAACTTAAAAAGTATAATGAAAAGTTAGCTAGTAGGCCTCAGATTGTGGTGGCCAATAAGATAGATGTGTTGGATGATACAAATAAAATAAATGAATTAAGAGAATATTTGACTGCTAGGGGAGTAGAAATGTTTGCAGTTTCTGCAGCAACTAATGAAGGGCTAATGAAGCTTATGTCGTATGTGCATGAGAAGCTAAAGACTATTGAAGATGTGAGTGTAGTTGATGAGATATACGATGAATATGAGTATACGATAAAAGAAGATGATTTAGAGATAATACAAGAAGATGGAGTGTATAAAGTTCGTGGAGAGTGGGCTAGAAAGCTTGTGTATTCAGTGAATCTGTCAAGTTATGAGTCATTACAGTATTTGCAGAGAGCTTTAGTTAAAAAAGGTGTGATAAAAAGATTAGAGGAGCTTGGTATACAAGATGGAGATACAGTTTTAGTTCATGACTTTGAATTCGATTATGTGAAATAA
- a CDS encoding ribosomal-processing cysteine protease Prp, which produces MININIVEDEFGFVRGFEISGHSGYAPMGKDIVCAAVSALAYTAVGAIEDMCDKPLWESSDGYMKCIITDDIVNKNKDIAKTILDTIVIGFKQIELSYGKYVRVVRRS; this is translated from the coding sequence ATGATTAATATTAATATAGTAGAAGATGAATTTGGTTTTGTGCGAGGTTTTGAAATATCAGGTCATTCGGGATATGCTCCAATGGGAAAGGATATTGTTTGCGCGGCAGTTTCGGCATTAGCATATACTGCAGTAGGTGCTATTGAGGATATGTGTGATAAACCCTTGTGGGAGTCGAGTGACGGGTATATGAAGTGTATCATAACTGATGATATTGTGAATAAAAATAAGGATATTGCAAAGACCATTTTAGATACTATAGTAATAGGATTTAAACAGATTGAATTATCGTATGGTAAATATGTGAGGGTTGTACGTAGGAGTTAG
- a CDS encoding nicotinate phosphoribosyltransferase yields the protein MDFYEMTMANGYWDNGMKDTVVYFDMFFRKIPDDGGFAIMAGLEQLIEYIEDLKFEEQDIEYLREKKLFSEGFLNYLREFKFECDVWAVPEGTPIFPNEPIITVRGPIIQAQLLETMILITINHQTLIATKANRIVRAAKGRPVMEFGSRRAQGYDGAIYGARAAYIGGCVATACTISDRDFGVTAAGTMAHSWVQVFESELEAFRAYARSYPDDCTLLVDTYNVLKSGIPNAIKVFNEEILPRGYRPKGVRIDSGDIVYLSNKARQMLDDAGFKDCKIVISNALDEYIIKEILDNDAKVDSFGVGERLITSRSEPVFGGVYKLAAIERNGKIIPRIKISENEGKITNPGVKEIWRIYDKDKAMADVITLKDETIDESQSYMLFDPEYTWKKKTVVGFSAKKIRKQIYQSGACVYSRPSLDGIRKYCDDQIKTLWSEVLRFSNPHKYYVDLSYKLWSQKKKLLDEYS from the coding sequence ATGGATTTTTATGAGATGACGATGGCGAATGGCTATTGGGATAATGGTATGAAGGATACGGTTGTTTATTTTGATATGTTTTTTAGAAAGATACCCGATGATGGTGGGTTTGCGATAATGGCAGGACTTGAGCAACTGATAGAGTATATAGAGGACTTGAAATTTGAGGAGCAAGACATTGAGTATTTAAGAGAGAAAAAGTTGTTTAGTGAAGGATTTTTAAATTATCTAAGAGAGTTCAAGTTTGAGTGTGATGTGTGGGCAGTACCTGAGGGAACACCAATCTTTCCTAATGAACCTATTATTACGGTAAGAGGTCCTATAATACAGGCACAATTACTAGAGACAATGATTTTAATCACAATAAATCATCAAACATTGATAGCTACCAAAGCTAATAGAATAGTGAGAGCGGCAAAAGGAAGGCCAGTAATGGAGTTTGGGTCTAGAAGGGCACAAGGCTATGATGGAGCTATATATGGTGCAAGAGCAGCATATATAGGTGGATGTGTTGCTACTGCATGTACGATAAGTGACAGAGATTTTGGAGTAACTGCGGCTGGTACAATGGCCCATAGCTGGGTGCAGGTATTTGAGTCGGAATTAGAGGCATTTAGAGCGTATGCAAGATCATATCCAGATGATTGTACTCTTTTAGTTGATACATATAATGTGTTAAAGTCGGGGATACCAAATGCAATAAAGGTGTTTAATGAGGAGATTCTTCCTAGAGGATACAGACCAAAGGGAGTTAGGATAGATAGCGGAGATATTGTGTATTTGTCTAATAAAGCAAGGCAAATGTTAGATGATGCAGGATTTAAAGATTGTAAGATAGTGATATCTAACGCATTGGATGAGTATATAATAAAAGAAATTTTAGATAATGATGCCAAAGTAGATTCATTTGGAGTAGGGGAAAGACTAATAACATCTAGATCAGAACCTGTGTTTGGAGGAGTGTATAAATTAGCGGCAATAGAAAGGAATGGCAAAATTATACCTCGGATAAAGATAAGTGAGAATGAAGGTAAAATAACTAATCCGGGGGTAAAGGAAATTTGGCGTATATATGATAAAGACAAAGCGATGGCGGACGTTATTACGCTGAAGGATGAGACAATAGATGAGAGCCAATCATACATGTTGTTTGATCCGGAATACACATGGAAGAAAAAAACTGTGGTAGGATTTAGCGCAAAAAAAATACGCAAACAAATATACCAAAGTGGTGCCTGTGTGTACAGTAGACCGAGTCTTGATGGCATAAGAAAATATTGTGATGATCAAATCAAAACATTATGGAGTGAAGTTTTACGGTTTAGTAATCCTCACAAATATTATGTAGATTTGTCATATAAACTGTGGAGTCAGAAAAAGAAACTATTAGATGAATACTCGTAA
- a CDS encoding YitT family protein, with the protein MEVKQNVTLKYLKEFFFLFIGTVLAAIALEFILIPNKIIDGGVVGISIIVSHLVNMPVSLFTFLLNVPFLFFGYKQIGRTFVVKSLFAITSLSLWLSVLNGRFLFTEDVFLASVFGGILLGIGVGTVIRYGGSLDGTEMVAIVLDKKTTFSVGQIVMFFNLFILSSAGLVFSPDRAMYSLVTYFVAYKFMDMVVEGFEKEKAILVITDKGEEVGEAITARLGRGVTFLEGKGGYSKGRKQILYSVITRLEIAKLKDVIKALDKNAFVTVSDVSDVVGGKNRKKNIH; encoded by the coding sequence ATGGAAGTTAAGCAAAATGTTACATTAAAGTATTTGAAGGAGTTTTTTTTCTTATTCATAGGTACAGTGTTGGCGGCAATAGCGCTGGAGTTTATATTAATACCCAATAAGATTATAGACGGTGGAGTGGTTGGTATATCTATAATAGTGAGTCACTTAGTTAATATGCCAGTTAGTTTATTTACGTTTTTACTAAATGTACCATTTTTATTTTTTGGTTATAAACAAATAGGTAGAACATTTGTTGTTAAATCGTTATTTGCGATAACGTCTTTGTCTTTGTGGCTTAGTGTTCTAAATGGTAGATTTCTCTTTACAGAGGATGTGTTTTTAGCAAGTGTATTTGGAGGAATCTTATTAGGAATAGGCGTTGGTACAGTTATAAGGTATGGAGGTTCATTGGATGGAACAGAAATGGTGGCCATAGTTTTAGATAAGAAGACTACTTTTTCAGTTGGTCAGATAGTTATGTTTTTCAATTTATTTATATTAAGTAGTGCAGGATTAGTTTTCTCTCCAGATAGAGCTATGTACTCATTAGTGACATATTTTGTGGCGTATAAATTTATGGATATGGTAGTTGAAGGATTTGAAAAAGAAAAGGCTATACTAGTTATAACAGATAAAGGTGAGGAAGTAGGGGAAGCTATTACCGCAAGGTTAGGAAGAGGAGTTACTTTTTTAGAAGGAAAAGGTGGATATTCTAAAGGAAGAAAACAAATATTATATTCAGTTATAACGCGTTTAGAGATAGCAAAGCTTAAAGATGTGATAAAAGCGTTAGATAAAAATGCATTTGTTACAGTAAGTGACGTATCTGATGTTG
- the rplU gene encoding 50S ribosomal protein L21, giving the protein MYAIVETGGKQFKVQEGDVIFVEKIDANTESTVVLDKVLMVSDGDTVNVGAPYVEGATVSAKVLSQGKSKKIIVFKYKPKKGYKRKQGHRQLYTKLHIDKINA; this is encoded by the coding sequence GTGTATGCAATAGTAGAAACAGGAGGAAAGCAATTTAAAGTACAAGAGGGCGATGTAATTTTTGTTGAGAAGATAGATGCTAATACAGAAAGTACAGTAGTTCTTGATAAGGTACTTATGGTATCGGATGGTGATACTGTTAATGTGGGAGCTCCATATGTAGAGGGAGCAACTGTAAGTGCGAAAGTTTTATCTCAAGGAAAGTCAAAAAAGATTATTGTATTTAAGTACAAACCTAAAAAAGGTTACAAGAGAAAACAAGGGCACAGACAACTATATACAAAGCTACATATCGATAAGATTAATGCCTAG